CTCGCCCTCACCCAGTTCGAGCGTGTCGCTCCCCATGGTGAGTCCGACCCGGCCGCGCAGGACGAACAGGGTCGCGGCCGTAGGAGTGTCGTGCTCACTCAGCTCGGTTCCGGTGGTGAGCACGATGAGGCTCTGCCGCAGCGGACCGTCGTGCAGGAGCAGCTCGGCGCTGCGCCCGTGCGCGGCGGTGCGGGCCTTGTCGAGGTGCTCTGTGACGAGGGCGTAGAGGTCGGCCACGGCAGGTCCCTTCGGCGAAGAGCGGACGCACGGATGCGGGCACGCGCCCCCAGCCTTCCCGCTGCCCGCGTGAGCCGCATCCGGCCGCCGGAACCTGATCACCCGATGGCGGCGTCCTACCCGCCACTACCAGCCATGCCGCGCTCACGTCCGGGGGAGGGCGGGCGAGACGCGGAAGACGGGGGCGCGAAGTGGAGCGGGCGGACAGCGGCACGGTGCCGGGGACGCGGATGGCACGCCTGCGGCGGTGGCTCGGGCGCCGTGCCTGGCTGCGGTGGGGACGGGAGACGACAGGCCGGTCGCCCTGGGCACGCGGTCGGATCCTCGCGGCGCTCGCCGTCCTGACCGCCTGCCTGCTGGCGTTCCACTCCGCCGTGCCCAACACCGTCGGCCGCTTCGGCAGCCTCCTTGAGACGTTTCTGCCCTGGCTCGGCCTGGCCGTTCCCCTGCTGCTCGTCCTGGCCCTGCTGCGCCGGTCGGCCACCGCACTGGTGGCCCTGCTGCTGCCCGTCGCCGTCTGGGGGAGCCTCTTCGGCGGGCGGGTGGCCGCCGGGGACGGCGGCGCTCACGACGTCACGGCCGTCCAGCACAACGTCAGCGACGTGAACGCCGACCCTGCGGGCACCGCCCGCACCCTGAGGGACTCCGGGCCCGACCTCATCGCCCTGGAGGAGCTGACGCCGACCGCGCTGCCGGTGTACGAGAGGGAACTGGCGCCGGAGTATCCCCACCGGGTCGTGCGAGGCACGGTCGGGCTCTGGTCGAAGCATCCGCTGACGGAGGTCGGGGCGGTGGACATCAGGCCGGAGGGGGTCGGGGACGGCTGGAACCGCGGGGTGCGGGCGACGGCCCGTACGCCATGGGGCGATGTCGCGGTGTACGTGGCCCATCTGCCCTCGGTGCGCGTCCGATCGCACGGCTTCAGTTCCGGACGCCGGGACGAGAGCGCGGGCCTGCTGGGCGCTGTCCTGGCCGCCGAGAAGCTGGAGAAGGTGATTCTCCTCGGCGACTTCAACGGCACGGTGGACGACCGCGGCCTCGACCCGGTGACCACACGGGTGGACTCGGTGGGACGGGACCACTTCGCCTTCAGCTGGCCGGCCGCCTTCCCCGTCTCCAGGATCGACCACGTGATGACCCGCTCGGGGACCGTCACCCACGTCCGCACGCTGCCCGCCACCGGCAGCGACCACCTGCCCGTCGCCGCCCGCATCACGCTCGACCCCTGATCCTTGGCGCTCGTCTCTGACGAAACTCGCTGTCGCTGCCCCATGCGTCACCATGAGGGCTTCGACCGTCGGTGGAGGGGATGTTGGGATGGGGTACGACCTGCGGGCAGTGCTCGGTGGCGAGGAGGTGCTGCGGGCCGGGGCACGGAAGCTGCCCGCCGCCCGGCTCGTCCCGATCGGGCAGGGGCTGTCACTGATGCCGATGACGGACGAACTCTTCGACTCCGTCGCGGACGGCGGCGACGATCGCGCCCTGGACTTCTGGCGACTGCCGGCAGGGTTCGCGAAATCCCTCGCCGACTGGTCGACTGCCGGTCCGTTGGCCTACGTAGAGGCCGAGTACTTCGGCGGCGCCGGCGAGCAGACGGCCGTCGTCTGGGCCGGCGACGTCATCGCGCTGGGCCCGCTCCACGAGCCGGAGGGCCGGCCCACCCTGCCCGAGGGCAGCCCGATCTCCCAGGCCTTGCGGCGACTGGGCGCGGTGGCGGGCGCCGGGCAGGACGAGTTCACGGCCGTGGGCCTTGACCGGCATCGCAGCGTCGAGGATTGGGTCGCTTGAGCGGCTGAAGCCCGTCGCGCGCGAGGCCGGTTCGTCGCCACGGCTCACCGCATCCTTTCGAACTCCCTCTGCACATCGGTATGTTGAAGCCGTCTCTTTCTCGCGTTGGGGGAGGACGCCCGGGCGGGCCGTCATTCGGCGGTCGCACGGGCGCCCGTAACCGAGAGGAGGAGACATGACAGAGCGCACGTCGTCCAAAGGGACAGAGG
This Streptomyces sp. NBC_01283 DNA region includes the following protein-coding sequences:
- a CDS encoding cupin, giving the protein MADLYALVTEHLDKARTAAHGRSAELLLHDGPLRQSLIVLTTGTELSEHDTPTAATLFVLRGRVGLTMGSDTLELGEGEFAPVPHERHGLTALDDSAVVLTAVTEV
- a CDS encoding endonuclease/exonuclease/phosphatase family protein, which translates into the protein MARLRRWLGRRAWLRWGRETTGRSPWARGRILAALAVLTACLLAFHSAVPNTVGRFGSLLETFLPWLGLAVPLLLVLALLRRSATALVALLLPVAVWGSLFGGRVAAGDGGAHDVTAVQHNVSDVNADPAGTARTLRDSGPDLIALEELTPTALPVYERELAPEYPHRVVRGTVGLWSKHPLTEVGAVDIRPEGVGDGWNRGVRATARTPWGDVAVYVAHLPSVRVRSHGFSSGRRDESAGLLGAVLAAEKLEKVILLGDFNGTVDDRGLDPVTTRVDSVGRDHFAFSWPAAFPVSRIDHVMTRSGTVTHVRTLPATGSDHLPVAARITLDP